The Streptomyces sp. A2-16 sequence GGAGAGTCGGTTCCGGCCGAACGGCCGAAGGCCGCGGCGGAGGCGGTGCACGCGACGGTGATCAGGACGGCGGCGCCAACGGCGACACGGATGCGCGGAGAAGCAGACGCATTGCGGCTCATTCGCTGGTCCTTCCTCGTGGGTGACGCCCGTGCTCCGCGGGCGCCTTGACAGGCTCCCGTGAGCTGACGGGGTCTCACATCGCCCGCCGTGCTGACGTATCGCTCCCTCACCCGGCGCACACGAGTGATCGCTGTGCGCCCGCAGAGGTACGTCCGCCTGCGCCCCAGGTCCCACTCGGAGGCTGTGACCGGCACGCACTCGATGACCGTCACGCACCGGGTGAGCGGCGCTCCACGTGCGCGTGTCCACGCCCTCCACGCCCTCCACGTATATGCCGTCTGCGGCCGACGCGGTCCGCCGTCGGCATGCGCTGTCAAGGACTCGCGGCTGCCCCGGCCGTCGTCCCGCCCGTCGAGGGCGCGTTCTCGCCCGTGCCGTCCTCGGCCTCCCAGCGCAGCAGGTCGCCCGGCTGGCACTCGAGCACCTCGCAGAGCGCGGCGAGCGTCGCGAAACGTACCGCCTTGGCGCGGCCGTTCTTGAGTACCGCCAGGTTGGCGGGAGTGATCCCCACCCGGTCCGCGAGTTCGCCCACGGACATCTTCCGCCTGGCCAGCATCACGTCGATGTCGACGGCGATCGGCATCAGATCACCTCGTCCAATTCGGCCTGCATCCGCGACGCCTCGACGTCGCGGGCGACGGCCTGGGCGAGCAGCATCCGCAGTACGAGCACGATGAGAGCGACTCCCAGGATGGCCACGCCGATCCCGGCCATGATGACGGTGACGCCCGGGTCGTCCCGCTGGCCCGGCGCGTTGACGGCGGTGACCGCGAACCATACGAGGGAGGCCGCCACGATCGCGCCGATCACTCCGTCCACGTACCGGAAGGCGGCGGGGGAGAACACGGTTCCGCGTCGGACCATCGTCACCAGCCGCCCCACGCAGACGACGGCCACCTGGACCGACCCCATGCCCAGGATCGTGATCACCCGCAGCGCGGTCAGCGGAAGCGACCCGTCCTCCGGGTCGTTCCCACTGATCAACGTCCACACCATCAACGCCTGCACGAGCACGGTGCCGACGAGCACCATCACGAGCACGACGCGCAGCGCGCTCACCGTCAGCTTTCCCATGACCTACCCTTCCATCGAATCGCGATGGAAATCTATCGAATATCGATAGGTCAGGCAAGAGGGTGCGCGGATGAGACCGAAGGGGTGTGGATGCTGAGGCTGCTCGGTTTCTTCGACGACTTCGGTTACCCGGGCGAGTTGGCCACCGGGACCCTGGCGGACCACGTGCGCGCGTCCGGCGAACCGGACGAGGCGGGGATCGTGGAGTACCTGGACGCGGGTCATCACCTCACGCACTTCATGGAGGCGGGGGTCGACGTCCTCACGGGTGAGGTGCACCGGCACACGTCCGGCTGTTCGTCGCTGGTCATCAATGGCTCGTGGGTGTGGCGGGCGGACTTCGCGCACTGTCTGGAGACGTATCACGTGCCGCTGCCCGCGGCCTTCACCGCCCGTGTGCGACAGCTGCGCCATCGGATGCCGGACCTGGTCGGCGCGGACTTCGCGCCGGCCTTCGAGGAGATCGTCCTGGGGTTCGGATGGGCGACTGCGGAGCCGTGGGGCGTGGAGAAGGTCCTGCCCCCGCCGCCGCGCACCGTGGCGACCCGTCAGGAGTTCGCCGCACGGAGTCGGCAGGAACGGCCTGTCGGCTCCTGGGGCAGGGCGCCACGCAAGCCCCGCGCGAGCGGCCGCCCGTGATCTGAGCCGCGGGACGCCGCCGTCATGGTGCGGTGAGGCGTCGCAGCAGATTGAGCAGGGTTGCGCGGTCCGCGGCGGGCAAGGCGGAGAAGCAGTCGTCGAGGACTTCGTCGGCCACCTTGTGGCCGGCGGCCAGGACCTGCTCGCCGGCAGGTGTGAGGTGGTGTTCGATGCGCCGGCCGTGTCCGGGACGGCGCTCCACGAGGTTCTGGGCCGTGAGGCGGCCGGCCAGTGTGCCGAAGGCCTGCTCGGTCTGAAAGGTCGCCGAGGCCAGCTCGCGCGCGGATGCTCCGGGGGAGTTGCCGATCGCGCGCAGGGCGTCCCACTGGGCCAGTGTCGTGCCGACGGCCTGGAGGGCGCTGTCGAGTGCCCTGTGCTGTCGATATTGGGCCTGCTTGACCGCTCTGCCGAGTTCTTGCAGCTCACCGCGCATGCTCCGAGTCTACGCCATGACCAAGCTAGCTTATATAAAGATGTTTAGTTACAGTGTCCGGCATGCCTACCAACGCATCAGCCCAGTACGCCGACCTGTCCCTCACGCTGTCGGAGGCCGGAGCCGGCAGGCCGGTCCTCGTCCTGCACGGCGGCGGAGGCCCCGCCACCGTCACCGGCCTGGCCCGACACCTCGCCCGCACCGCCCACACGATCACGCCGGTGCACCCCGGCTGGGACGGCACCCACCGCCCCGCACGACTCGCCCGCATCGACGACCTCGCCCGCGCCTACCTGCACCTCCTGGACGAACGCCGACTGCGCGACGTCCTCGTCGTCGGCTCCTCGCTCGGAGGCTGGACGGCCGCCGAGATGGCCGCGCGCGACACCACGGGGTGCATCACCGGTCTCGTCCTGATCGACGCGGTCGGCGTGCACATCGAGGGGGAGCCGATCACCGACTTCTTCGCCCTCGACGCCCGCGGTGTCGCGGAGCACTCCTGGCACGACCCGGACCGCTACTACCTCGACCCGGCCGGCATACCGGCCGAGGAACTCGCGCGCAGAGGGGCCAACATGGCCACCATGCGTGTCCTGGCCGGTGACCCCTACATGCACGACCCCACCCTGCTGTCCAGGCTCGGACGGATCCAGGTGCCCACTCTCGTCCTGTGGGGCGAGAGCGACCGCGTCGTCACCCCCGCCTACGGAGCCGCGTACGCCGACGCGTTCGGCAACGGCCGGTTCGAGGTCATACCCGAGGCCGGCCACCTCCCGCAGATCGAACAGCCGGACGCCACCTTCGCCCTCATCGACGCACATCTGCGCCGGACGGACGCCTTGCCGGCCTGATCGCCCACCTCGATCGGCGACGCCGTCGGAGTGACCGGGCAGGCCGCCCGGCGACGGCACACACCCCACGCCTTCGAGCGGTCCACCGAGCTCAACCGGCACAGCATCGTGCTCGCGCAGGAGGCCGCCCGCACGCACAAGCACGACACCATCGGCACCGAGCACGCGCTGCCCGGCGACTGGCGACCGCGGCGACCGTGCCGTCGTACGGGCCGATGGCAGGGGTGGGACGGTGGGCCCGGGGTAACCGCGTCAGTACGGAGACCTTTTCGTACAGGACGGGAAATCTCGTCGACCTTCTCGGGAGGACAGTCGTGCCTGGCATGTTGGAGAAGATCAAGCAGTTCAGCAGGAGCCCGCAGGGGCGACGTACAGCGGAGCAGGTGCGCAGGGCCTCGGCCGACCCGCGCCGACGGGCCCAGGCCCGGCAGCTGCTAGGCAAGCTCCGGGGGCGGCGCCACTGAACCTTGATGCGCTCGCCGCGGTGGGGCGCCCGACCGGGCGGCCCGCCTGAGAGGACACCGAGGCGAAGCGCACCGCATCCGTGGACACGGCTGCCGGGGAAGACAGATCACCTGGTGTGCTCATGGGGCGGGAAGGAGGTGCGGAGGTGTGATGACCGACCTTCGTGACCGGCTGGGGCAGGCCGTGTTCCGCCGAGTCGCCGGTCCGGACGGGCCCGCCAACCGCGCCCGTATCCACGACACGCCCGGACCCCGCTGGTTCGGGCAGGACCGTCCCATTCGCACCGTCCACGGCGACGCGTCCATGTTCATCGGCGGGCTCAGCGCTCTCCTTCTGCAGTCGCTGCACCCACTCGCCATGGCCGCCGTGTCCGCGCACTCCGGATTTCGCGGCGATCCCTGGGGGAGACTGCAGCGCACCAGCACCTTCCTGGCCGTCACGACCTACGGCACCGCCTCCGACGCCGGACAGGCCGTCGAACGAGTGCGCGCCATCCACCGGCAGGTGCGCGGGACCACCACCGAGGGCCTGCCGTACCACGCGGCGGATCCGCATCTGCTGGGCTGGGTGCACGCGGCCGAGACGGACAGCTTTCTGCGCGCGCACGAACGCTACGGGGCCCGGCCGCTCGACGCAGCGGGGTACGACGCCTACGTGGCCGACACCGCGCGGGTGGCCGAAGCGCTCGGCGTGCTCGACCCACCCCGCGATCGCCGGGCCCTGGCCGGACTGCTGGCCACGTACCAGCCGGAGCTGCGAGCCACCCCGGAAGCCCGGGCCGCCGCCCGGTTCCTGCTGCTCCACCCACCCGTACCGCTTGCCGTGCGGCCCTTCTACGGTGTCCTGGCGGCGAACGCGGTCGCGCTGCTCCCGGGGTGGGCACGGGGTGTTCTCCGACTGCCCCGGGTTCCTGTCGTGGAGGGTCTCGCGGTGCAGCCCGCGGGTCAGCTGCTGACGCACACCATCCGCTGGGCCATGGCCCCGG is a genomic window containing:
- a CDS encoding alpha/beta fold hydrolase, coding for MPTNASAQYADLSLTLSEAGAGRPVLVLHGGGGPATVTGLARHLARTAHTITPVHPGWDGTHRPARLARIDDLARAYLHLLDERRLRDVLVVGSSLGGWTAAEMAARDTTGCITGLVLIDAVGVHIEGEPITDFFALDARGVAEHSWHDPDRYYLDPAGIPAEELARRGANMATMRVLAGDPYMHDPTLLSRLGRIQVPTLVLWGESDRVVTPAYGAAYADAFGNGRFEVIPEAGHLPQIEQPDATFALIDAHLRRTDALPA
- a CDS encoding MarR family winged helix-turn-helix transcriptional regulator; the protein is MRGELQELGRAVKQAQYRQHRALDSALQAVGTTLAQWDALRAIGNSPGASARELASATFQTEQAFGTLAGRLTAQNLVERRPGHGRRIEHHLTPAGEQVLAAGHKVADEVLDDCFSALPAADRATLLNLLRRLTAP
- a CDS encoding oxygenase MpaB family protein — translated: MTDLRDRLGQAVFRRVAGPDGPANRARIHDTPGPRWFGQDRPIRTVHGDASMFIGGLSALLLQSLHPLAMAAVSAHSGFRGDPWGRLQRTSTFLAVTTYGTASDAGQAVERVRAIHRQVRGTTTEGLPYHAADPHLLGWVHAAETDSFLRAHERYGARPLDAAGYDAYVADTARVAEALGVLDPPRDRRALAGLLATYQPELRATPEARAAARFLLLHPPVPLAVRPFYGVLAANAVALLPGWARGVLRLPRVPVVEGLAVQPAGQLLTHTIRWAMAPGRPRPRPE
- a CDS encoding helix-turn-helix transcriptional regulator; its protein translation is MPIAVDIDVMLARRKMSVGELADRVGITPANLAVLKNGRAKAVRFATLAALCEVLECQPGDLLRWEAEDGTGENAPSTGGTTAGAAASP
- a CDS encoding DUF2975 domain-containing protein → MGKLTVSALRVVLVMVLVGTVLVQALMVWTLISGNDPEDGSLPLTALRVITILGMGSVQVAVVCVGRLVTMVRRGTVFSPAAFRYVDGVIGAIVAASLVWFAVTAVNAPGQRDDPGVTVIMAGIGVAILGVALIVLVLRMLLAQAVARDVEASRMQAELDEVI